A single window of Silurus meridionalis isolate SWU-2019-XX chromosome 11, ASM1480568v1, whole genome shotgun sequence DNA harbors:
- the foxo1b gene encoding forkhead box protein O1-B — translation MAEAAQLQPLDPDPDFEPFCRPRSCTWPLPRPESSPPVAAGAEAEQRDLDFMGGLSLALLEEVETETEERKAHDFRSNEARRQQEQHPPLARAQVQQVPQQQQQQQQHHQVHVQPLSSSSSTSSSSSTSSSSSSSSAAASAQRKSSSCRRNAWGNMSYADLITQAIESSPERRLTLAQIYEWMVKSVPYFKDKGDSNSSAGWKNSIRHNLSLHSRFVRVQNEGTGKSSWWMLNPDGGKSGKSPRRRAASMDNNSKFSKSRGRAAKKKVGLDGGSNSPGYSKWLGSPNSHSNDDFEAWGSFRARASSDASTLSGRRSPFLPEEDVSESGELHLGYQATKLTSKLPSLSEVTGSFSSKNLMMENLLDNLNLLSPKTSVDTPNAQYSAPYSAAQDFPKWHNSICVNNMTIQTLSDSKPLGYNPYTGQFNCPSGLLKELLSNDGEHRGDILPPMEAAGQQGGRVLPPYSAQGHMGQAGKAISAHTHAHTHSHAHTHSHTHAHTHTPTAVSMNRCTLMPQGHLGRLGNMKPYPQLVHMGAGGGGGGVDSAPPNYCIVNGNGFHRRGPVLPHHHHHHHHHNHLERLPSDLDDMAIERLECDVESVLHDTLMDGDALDFNFDPAASQQGFTHTAVKSNTHSWVSG, via the exons ATGGCCGAGGCGGCGCAGCTCCAGCCGCTGGACCCAGACCCGGATTTCGAGCCGTTCTGCCGTCCGAGGTCGTGCACCTGGCCGCTGCCCAGACCCGAGTCTTCTCCTCCTGTGGCTGCGGGAGCGGAGGCTGAGCAGCGGGACCTGGACTTCATGGGCGGCTTGAGCTTGGCTCTGCTGGAGGAGGTGGAGACGGAGACTGAGGAGAGGAAAGCTCACGACTTCAGGAGCAACGAGGCGCGGCGGCAGCAGGAGCAGCACCCGCCACTGGCGCGCGCTCAGGTGCAACAGGTgccgcagcagcagcagcagcagcagcagcatcatcaGGTGCACGTGCAACCTCtttcctcttcatcctctacctcatcctcgtcctccacatcatcctcctcctcgtcGTCTTCGGCGGCGGCGTCTGCACAGCGGAAGAGCAGCTCGTGCCGGAGGAACGCGTGGGGGAACATGTCGTACGCAGACCTGATCACGCAGGCGATCGAGAGCTCACCTGAGAGACGCCTGACCCTCGCGCAGATCTACGAGTGGATGGTGAAGAGCGTCCCTTACTTCAAGGACAAGGGGGACAGCAACAGCTCAGCCGGCTGgaag AACTCGATTCGTCACAATCTGTCTCTGCACAGCCGGTTTGTGCGAGTGCAGAATGAGGGAACGGGGAAAAGCTCGTGGTGGATGCTGAACCCTGATGGAGGAAAGAGCGGTAAATCTCCACGCCGCAGAGCAGCGTCAATGGACAACAACAGCAAGTTTTCAAAGAGCCGTGGACGAGCCGCTAAGAAGAAG GTCGGTCTGGATGGCGGCTCGAACAGTCCCGGTTACTCGAAGTGGCTCGGCAGCCCGAACTCTCACAGTAACGATGATTTCGAAGCGTGGGGAAGTTTCCGGGCGCGAGCCAGCTCTGACGCGAGCACGCTGAGCGGCCGGCGATCTCCTTTCCTCCCCGAGGAGGACGTTAGTGAGAGCGGAGAACTTCACCTCGGATACCAGGCCACTAAACTCACCTCCAAACTGCCCAGTCTGTCCGAAGTGACCGGATCTTTCAGCTCCAAGAACCTGATGATGGAGAACCTGTTAGATAACCTGAACCTGCTTTCGCCCAAGACCAGCGTGGACACTCCGAATGCTCAGTACAGCGCCCCCTACAGTGCTGCGCAGGACTTCCCCAAGTGGCACAACAGCATTTGTGTTAATAATATGACCATCCAGACTCTGTCCGACAGCAAGCCGCTGGGTTATAACCCTTACACAGGGCAGTTTAATTGCCCTTCTGGGCTTTTAAAGGAACTTTTGAGTAACGACGGGGAACACAGAGGAGACATTTTGCCCCCAATGGAGGCAGCAGGGCAGCAAGGAGGGAGAGTTTTGCCTCCCTATAGTGCTCAAGGGCACATGGGGCAAGCAGGGAAAGCgataagcgcacacacacacgctcatacacactcacacgctcacacacactcacacacacacgctcacacacacacccctacagcAGTGAGTATGAACAGGTGCACCCTCATGCCTCAGGGACATCTCGGTCGTCTTGGCAACATGAAGCCGTACCCTCAACTGGTGCACATGGGGgcaggaggtggtggaggtggagtggatTCGGCACCGCCCAATTACTGCATCGTCAATGGCAACGGTTTCCACAGACGCGGTCCGGTCCTGCcgcatcatcatcaccatcatcatcatcacaaccaCCTGGAGCGTTTGCCTAGCGACCTGGATGACATGGCGATCGAGCGGCTGGAGTGTGACGTGGAGAGCGTGCTGCATGACACGCTGATGGACGGAGACGCGCTCGACTTCAACTTCGACCCGGCCGCCAGCCAGCAGGGcttcacacacactgctgtcaagagcaacacacacagctgggtgtcgggataa